The segment TCCGATCTtcatttgtctaaaataaaattataaatataattaaaatctttaatctttatgcattttttgttcatatatagagcatatataaaaatcatgttactaatatttataatttctcttaCTTCCGTAGGATATAATTCAATATCCTTTACATCCAATATTGAATTTACCGGCAGCTCGTTATCCATTTCTTGTTTCCATCCTTTTTCAACAAATGTTGTATAGCTAATGCTTTCCGGGccttattaatataaaatatatatttctattgttatttgtacatttcaaatattgaCATGAgtaattatctaattttgtCATTACCTAGAGCTATCTTTAACGAAGGCGTTGATTGAACTGAtatattctttacattttctgtCTTTATACGCAACTCTGTTGTTGAAACAGGTATCTCATAAAATGTGCCACAGTTTTCATTCACTACTTTACTATAATCGATGTGGTTATCTAAAATGCACTTTAATAGTGTTATGTGTGCtataatattacgtatatatgataaatctattaaaattatatgtacatagtatatataatatatgtatttgtatataatatctgtatatgtactcttttcttatttttatttatatggaaAACTCACTACttgattttatcatatttatatataaataatttaatatctattaaatctctgaaaataatttctttttaccaGAAGCAAATGTTTGCCTCTTTGGCAAAAATGCATGCCACCACCTTCTATTCAAATTCGATTGACTGTAAGCCAATTGTTCAAAATAACAACGTGAGCATCCTTTACAAGGATTTGTATACTTCATCACTGCATTGCATTTCCAAGTCAGATCTGATTTATAACCACAGAATACATAAGCTGCATATCTAGATTTGAAAATAAGtaatgagataaaatatatgcataaacataaaaaaatctcataaataaaaaattaagatttactTGCGTAAGAAACCCCAGTACCAGTATTTATCAATACGTGCGTGCGTATCACTCCAAGCTCCCCATTCAATGCCTCCTACAGCATAAACTGGCCTTATAGGACTTTCTGGATCGTtcttaaattaagatatgtcTATAATTTGTATCTCATTGCAATGATCGTGCTAAGCAAGTGAGAAGGTACAtacattcaataatttaatttcaatggCATCTATTGATTTAAAgttattcttaataattgcCATTGTTGCATCAATCATATGATGTATGTCAGCTAGATCTTCATATCcttgataaaatatacttgCAACTGTATTTGTGCTTCCCAATGGCAAAACACCAACAGGACATTGTTTAACTGAATAAAGATTATGCTCATACTTTCTCATTAAGCCAGTTATAACATCTGACAAGGTACCATCTCCTCCTGCTACAATAATAGCATCTGTGGGCCTTTCCATATTAGTTATTATACCACGTGTATGACTTCCTGATTGTGTGTCAATAATAGTCACTGAAATACCAGCTAAATGCAATAAAGGCTCACAATATTTCTCAAACAACTTCTTGGCCTTTCtatatgaaaacaaaaaagaaacaagtaccaaaattttaatacagtaGAAGTTTTTACACTAGCATAAAAGTTGTTTTAATAACCTTTTCTTAGCTGCTGgatttaaaataacagttaCATGACGAGGCTTGACATTTGTAGAACAAGAGGCATCTCCATACTTAGCTACATCTTCGCAACACTGACGCATTAATTGTTCAGTCCTAAAAATGATACAAAGTGTGATGTAAGataataactatatttaaatactttatgtaaagatatataaacattatattttgcaaaatataacatattttatatatatatatatatatatttgttacaaacaatgtacaaaatattactgttatgaatatatgtatacaaattaAACAGGCAGAGAAAAAAAGGTTATGTTCCCCATGATTTCTTACTCGTAAGTTTGTTTGCAGTATGAAATTCCATACGAGAAAGCTGCGGCTCCTAACATAGATTTCTTCCAATTATTTCGTATCGTTTTTagtaaagataatattttagccATTATtgcttaatttaaataattaaaaaattcttctgTTTGTACAATAATGAACACTTGGTATTGTGACTTATCTTTCAATTCTTCAGGTTCTGTGTAGATTAGttctcgtaaaatttatttttaataattaagatttctttttatatcgaaagaatattaaatgtcTTCAACCCAAATTAAATAAGGGTTTTTTTTCCAATACCAATTTGCTCCTTTTTCTTATGTCTGTTCAATAAGACTGCTGTTTCACTTCATTCTTCTCGTTTTTATATCTGTCGATCAATCTTCtcaaaaaacttgtatatactTCAAAGATCGAGTTTTATATCACTTGCGTGTCGTGctcgtttattaaataattaaattaatacattaataattttgttttatcgtacttaaatatttttgaattctttGCATCGTGcatcataaaaattgaatgcGGTTGTCATCCTGTATTTTgggctgcgttccgaaattcactgccagtactgaaaatctacaatatacgtgacataaactatagatttttagcactggcagtgaatttcgaaACACAGTTCTAATATGACATTTAACATCCAATAGGAAATTATGTTTCctagaaatatttcatatgcattttttattggatAACGAAATTTGTTCGAACGCAGTGTAAATTTGCCCAAATTTATCAAGTTTGTTTCCtacaatttttctacattGGCCACATTGTGCTGAAGTGCTGTTCAGTACTGTTGGCATACTTGGTTCTTTTGATCCTTCTCTTTGAAACTATCAAGATGTCGAAAAGAGGTGAGTCCGTTTTCTAACACGAGAAAAAtctaaagaaattaatgtcgGGACAATGCATCCATTTCAAACGAAacaaggaaaaaataaaaatatggttgGCCTATGTGATAATATAAGACGTTATTCATTAGCGACAAATACGAAAAGAGTTATTCTGAAAACAGTAAGGATACTGTACTATtgttaatactattattttttttaaggacGTGGTGGATCGGCCGGAGCCAAATTTAGGATATCTTTGGGTCTACCGGTTGGTGCAGTTATTAATTGCGCTGATAATACTGGTAAGTCcgtctgaaaatatttttttcgtaatacTTAACCTCAAAAAGTAACTACGCATTCATGCAAAAATCGAACACATGGCTGATTATTACTATTGTCAAATACGAACATTTTAAAACTATCTCGTTGTTCTTTGTGTctcttcattaaataatttaggtAGATTATAAACTCCAACATATTCATTGGTGAAACTAGGTTTttgaagaaacaaaaaaaaaatttactatttatgatattattctGATGGcatcaatataaatgtaactATAAAACTTTACTGAAATTACTGACACTAAGATATTTAAGTTCAACATATAAAGACATCTGGTCTTAACTTTTCCACCTCGGTTCTTCTACTTGGACGAGCGCTTCTCtatcatgtaattaatacaattctatctaatttattaacgaACAACAATATGGTCGAAAAAGGATTGCAAATACGCGTCTTCCacatcatttaatttatttaatcattacgagcaaattttatattttattgtttcttatattgtacattgaagaaggcctgatggcaggttgaaatgtttgtaaacatttttaacgaatatatCATAAGCTTTGCACGAAGATCTAGCATTGTGactctttacgctccttattgattttatttgatttatcaaTCATCGGAACCTTATATTCTAACTGATTTTactgaaattatttgtataaatttttttgttttagtgttgtaaaaaatattcaaatcacATGTAATGTcacatacaaataatataagttaataattaatataattttgttattaaaagatataactTATGGTTGTAAATCTAAGATTTAGATATGGCTTTTAATTTGAgctaacttttttttatttgttatcacAGGTAACatgtttttctataatattttttttataggagCGAAGAACTTGTATGTAATTGCAGTCCAAGGAATTAAGGGCCGGTTGAACCGCCTTCCAGCAGCGGGATCTGGTGACATGATTGTAGCGACTGTTAAGAAGGGAAAACCTGAACTCAGGAAAAAGGGTAATTAACTGCatttatgttttctttttttctttcttgtgttctttttctcttttttatcttttttccaattaaaatGTTAGCTATTTGTTCCATGAAtttcatataacatatttatgtatatatacattacagTGATGCCTGCCGTGGTTATACGGCAAAGGAAACCATTTCGTAGGAAGGAtggtacatttatatattttgaggATAATGCAGGAGTTATCGTCAATAACAAGGGCGAGATGAAAGGCTCAGCTATTACAGGACCAGTTGCAAAAGAGTGCGCGGATCTTTGGCCAAGAATTGCCTCTAATGCCAGTAGTATTGCGTAACTTAtcctgtataaatatattgtcctttacaaaataaatctgaaaataaatccaTTGAGTACAGTGTCCATTCTTATACTACACCTGTTTTAgagtatcaaaaatttatcatgATTGAAGAAAATGCTCTTTTCTCACtggttttatatattttgtttgaaatgATTGTTTAAATCGAAGACAATATCATTAACGttaaaatcgagaaaaatattaatgttttaatgcattaaaagagaaataattggtacgaattttattcaatataattatttaatgaaataaatttttaattctttgctcGTCTGAAAATACggataaaagtttttattgtcaAGAACAtgttacatatgtacataatatgtacattagaaatgtatattctaatatatttcgACAAGAGGTTGTTCGGATCTGAAAATCTGAAGTACTTATACACTGATAATAGATTAGCATAATATTATGGTTAGAATACAATTTAACAAGAAGTGACGCAACCGGcgcgaatttttaaaatgctctttttttcgtataattttatattaataattattgttgttcGCACATTCAGCTGTAcatcttataataattctttttatgatattattattattaatataattcacCAGAAGTtactacaatatttatatcaattattgttaattataaaccGACGACTCGGTATTGCAATTCTAATCCGGAAGTAAAAGCATTAATGACATCTAGTGTACATACTGTGTCAAAGGCAGTCAAAGGCAGTTAAACTGTAGGCAAGCAGCTGTGTTATTGTATTAAACCGTGATCGTATCGATCGTATTGGAGCGGTGTTGTAAATAGGAACGAAATACGGATGTCGCATTTCGTTAAAGTGAAAGTTTCGGGGTGAGTACCATTGATAGTGCGAATCCATGCGACTCGTCTATATTTCATCTCGGATTCGTCATCGTTTGCGTTGTGGAACACACATCCCACGAATTGCTCTGCAGCCAGTTTCAGAtaaagtatgtatatacatacgttACATACGTGCTGGCCATTTTAGCAACTTTATttgggaaaaaaaataaaaaaaaataaattggcaCGCGAATAGCAAATTTATGTAATGCATCGTAATTGTGTCGATATTCGTGGCATCATTAAGTATTGTGATCATTGTAATCTTAACTCTTGCAGTCAATCTCTACAACATAGTTTGTAACATCTTCCTTCGTCTGCTAATGACAAGTTTGTATCACGAGCAATGGCCTGAATTAGCAATGATACACGAATCGCATATATATCTTATGTTACACATTGATTTCTTGTGATAATATGTTTCTTTtacaaagttatattaaaatttttctcaaatttggaaaaagaaatattcaccAAAATTAGCTATTGATcagataatgataaaaaataaatcctttTCTCAGAGTATTATTCAAAGtgatatacattttctttacaaaaaaaggGTATTagataataagaattaaatgtttataaaatacacaagTTAactcatatatattatttctcagGGATTCATTTTAAACATGTCATAGTCAATATAATTGTtggtattttatttctctgaaGATATGACTATTGCTGctctgtataaataaaaaagtaatctgACATTTAAAACTATGGATATTGAAGCTAAAACACATGATATCAATAATGATTCTGAAGTGAAATGTGTTAGCACAAATGATTTTCAGAGCAAAAAATCTAGAAAAGTACAATCAAATTCTTTGGAAGATGCAAGTATCTTGGACAATGTAAATAGTTCTAGTAGTATGTTTGAAAGTTCTTCAAAAAGCGCCAATCATACAATGGAACTTGACAACAATTCTACCTGTAAAACTATGCAAAACGAACAAGTACACGAAGCTATGGAACTTTCTATGGAAAACGAGATTGAGATAAGAACTGATAAATGTTATGATACTAAGGAAATATCAAAAGAAATTGCGCGTACTGCCACCAATTCGGTTGATACATCAGAAGCAACTACTTCTCAAGACAATAGTCCATCTACTGCTAATATTAACgaatcaaatatattacattcagATCAGAACAAAATCAAAAGAAGTATTTCCAAAGGTCAGGTACATCCCGACAGTGGGATATCAATGGAAAAATCAGATGACAGTTCAGATGAAGATTCAAATAAACGTCAgaagttaaataaaagtacacCTGATACTGCTATTGGGAGTGTTAGCGATGATACAGTAACATTTCAAAGAATGAAATCAAAAGTAAAACAACGAAATTATCGTAAAAGGCGAAACGCAATGAGTGATAATGAAGACaattatgaaaatgttttatttaatgaagtaACAAGAGAACCTGCTATACTTGATGATGATGAAGGTAATTGCTTATTTTgttatgcataaaattttgaaattatttcagaacGATTGTATGCtttgttatttatacttttgaaTGCACTTTAGGAaacatcaataattattagacacacatatatatatatgaataattattattattttagaaaatgttgCATCTTCCAGTACTGGAAATGAATCTCCTCATATTGAATCAAATAGAAGTTCAGAGACTCACAGAGAAGGATCAGAAACACCCAATGATAGACCCACTCGATACACAAATGAAAGAGGTATTTAACACTGtgtatttgataaaatgtaattgtaaGAATGCTGGATTTTCGACAGGCAATTTGAATGAATGGAGAACAACTAACGAGGACGAATGGGAGGATGTAGAAGAGGAATACGAGGAcaaggaagaaaaaataccTCATTGCCTAAAGATAAAGAAACCACCACCTAATTGGTATATAGTACCAGAAGTTATAAATCGCCAAATAGGTAGCAATCCATTGTTTCAAAGAAGATTTTACGGTTCTTTACATGCTGTAGAGCGACTCAAACTTATGTACAATCTTAACGAGCATcaggtatattttttattttgtaaatgttttattgaGTTATATTTGATTCTTATATGATGTATATTGTAATCATTACTGGGTTTTTATTTGCAGGGTTGTGTGAACGCTTTAAACTTTAATCGGGAGGGAAATTTGTTAGTGAGTGCCTCTGACGATTTAAGAATCGTTATTTGGGATTGGGCTATAGGAAAGAAGTGCTATGGGTGTCTAAGTGGTCACACGAGCAACATGTTTCAAGTATGTATTGATTcataaagtattataatgtTCGTTTTTTTGTTgtcttaattattatgaatatttttatattgtatttatttattgcactctttaatcagttttttttttattttacttaatcaCATATGTTTAGGCTAAGTGGTTGCCGTTAGATATGGAGTACCTTATGGTTACTTGTGCTCGAGATGGTCAAGTACGTTTATTAGATCTTCATTATAATACGACAAAGAAATTGGCGTCGCATCGCGGACCATCGCATAAATTGGCTGTGCATCCTGAAACACCGCATGTAGTTTTGTCTGCTGGGGAGGACGCAAGAGTGTTTTCCATAGATATCCGAGAGAGCAAACCAAACAAGCGAGTGTGCTAGCTTATGTATctcaattaaaaagattaaatatatacttgcatttaatagtttatgttcgtgcaatattaatttttttataataaatctttttcttttctacagATTGCTAGTGGTGAAAGAGGAATCGTCAGAAGTGCAACTATATAGTATACATTCTAATCCTTTTAATAGTAATGAATTCTGCGTCGGTGGTCGTTCTCATTACGTGAAAGTGTACGATCGGCGAAAGGTTTCAACACcgctttataaattatgccCTGATCATCTGGTATGTTGTGTTATATGCATTACAATTCTGTTATCGAAAAGATTGACTagttctttaataataataaaacaaaatatattaatagttttaattgGTAAATTTGCAAGTAATCTTAATGTATACTGTTTGTTTTAGACGGGGAATAAAAACGCGCATGTAACATGCGCTGTATATAATCATAACGGAACCGAAATTCTTGCATCGTATAATGACGAAGACATATATCTTTTTGATAGATTAATGTCATCACGTGTAGATTACGCTCATAGATATCAAGGCCATAGGAATAGTGCAACTGGTATGTCACACATGGAATATGACAGTGCTGCCCAATCTTTCTGTACATGCgagctacttttttttttttagtggaACGACCTCGTGATCTATTTATGTACACATTACGggggaaaaaatacaaaattaggATGTGATTTCAACGTTTATCAAACATATCAACATATAGAGACACACTAAGtgtcataatttaaattgataggaacaaaataaatatcaaaattacaaacataaattttataatagaataaaacgAAACAAAAATCGAAATGAGAAGAAGATCTATCAAAAAGTATGTCGCGATTGATCGGTAGATCGTAATCGACTGATTGGGCACCCCTGAAATATGATCATAAAGAGAGAGATTTGTATCTTAATACGAatcaaatatatctttaattatttttaacatgtttcCAAAATTGAAATCTAGAATTtgactaaatttttataataaacttttatgctgagaattttttttctcacaaattaaacattttttaaacttttttaaaatttactaattaatcaatcagtattttaaataattgtgttttatatatatattacatcttACACACATCTTAGATCTTAcatcagtttaatattttatctattatctGCCTTATAGTAAAGGGCGTTAATTTCTTTGGACCCAAAAGCGAATATGTTATATCTGGGTCCGATTGtggtaatatatttatttgggaCAAAAATACGGAAGCTGTTGTGCAATGGATGGCAGGAGATAAACAAGGAGTTGTGAGTTCTTCATAAATGAGATAAATGTACAAATCTTTCTTTAGCAATATAAAAACGGAAAATaatcctcttttttttatttttttaggtaaATTGCTTAGAAGGACACCCGCACATCCCCATTCTTGCGACAAGTGGATTGGATTATGACGTCAAAATATGGGCACCTTCTTGCGCAGAACCTCCAATGATGAAATCATTTGCGAATGTATGTATAGAGAGTCTTTTTcgctatttttatacatatttttcttttgcgtatattattttatcatatttttaatttgtatctttttatatcatattttgaaaataagataAGCCATTACTATTACTTTTACCACAAAAGAATAGAATGacgcaaataaaaaacatttggctaaaatcttatattttgttatgttTAGTTTTTGAAGCGGAAGTAGGATATGATAGAAGATACGGtgttatatgttattaattatacattaaatattacacatattactttatttttattaatttttctctctctttctttttcataagtGCGTCAAGTCCAATGCGAGAAACAGGGAGCAAGAACATGTGCCTGATACATTTGATGGTCAATTGCTTTGGATTTTGCTAAGACACATCCGTCACAGGGAGAGAGTACGTGTAAGTAATACATATAGATTAtggtcatttttattatatattttcatattaattaaaatttttatcgattacaactctatatttagaattatatatcttacaGATCTTTGGGCAAAATGTTTTTAGAACCCAAAGATCTGGTATATAGAAGTGATGAGGGTGAGCAGCTTAAATTGCTTGGTTACAAAGGATATCTATATAGCTCTAAATAACATCAGGGCCTGTACTAGTCCCACCTACTTTTCATCATTGTcctgtaaaattatcataGGACTACATATcaaaatgtcaaaatgctcttgtttctcttttttatctctttattatgtatttattctaGAATCCTTATACGCCTTATGAACATGACGATTCAAATCGAGATGAGGATGACAACgatgatgatgacgatgaTTACCACTTTGATGACTCCTCGAATGATAATTCGTCTGAAAATAGTGATAGTCAGTCGGAAGGTGGTGACGTCGGAAGAATACAGTGCTCTCAATCTTAAAAATGTCACTTAATCACGCGATTTGATATTATTGTGATTATGACAGTTATATAGTGTTCAAAGCGTTCATTAGCcgtttcatataataaattctatcgaatataattatatcaatagcGTTATATAGTGGAGTGTATAGAAA is part of the Linepithema humile isolate Giens D197 chromosome 3, Lhum_UNIL_v1.0, whole genome shotgun sequence genome and harbors:
- the RpL23 gene encoding large ribosomal subunit protein uL14; translation: MSKRGRGGSAGAKFRISLGLPVGAVINCADNTGAKNLYVIAVQGIKGRLNRLPAAGSGDMIVATVKKGKPELRKKVMPAVVIRQRKPFRRKDGTFIYFEDNAGVIVNNKGEMKGSAITGPVAKECADLWPRIASNASSIA
- the Mulk gene encoding acylglycerol kinase, mitochondrial; the protein is MAKILSLLKTIRNNWKKSMLGAAAFSYGISYCKQTYETEQLMRQCCEDVAKYGDASCSTNVKPRHVTVILNPAAKKRKAKKLFEKYCEPLLHLAGISVTIIDTQSGSHTRGIITNMERPTDAIIVAGGDGTLSDVITGLMRKYEHNLYSVKQCPVGVLPLGSTNTVASIFYQGYEDLADIHHMIDATMAIIKNNFKSIDAIEIKLLNNDPESPIRPVYAVGGIEWGAWSDTHARIDKYWYWGFLRKYAAYVFCGYKSDLTWKCNAVMKYTNPCKGCSRCYFEQLAYSQSNLNRRWWHAFLPKRQTFASDNHIDYSKVVNENCGTFYEIPVSTTELRIKTENVKNISVQSTPSLKIALGPESISYTTFVEKGWKQEMDNELPVNSILDVKDIELYPTETNEDRMFYIDHEEYEVKPIQIRLLPQSVTIFYPETNS
- the LOC105670388 gene encoding DDB1- and CUL4-associated factor 8, translating into MDIEAKTHDINNDSEVKCVSTNDFQSKKSRKVQSNSLEDASILDNVNSSSSMFESSSKSANHTMELDNNSTCKTMQNEQVHEAMELSMENEIEIRTDKCYDTKEISKEIARTATNSVDTSEATTSQDNSPSTANINESNILHSDQNKIKRSISKGQVHPDSGISMEKSDDSSDEDSNKRQKLNKSTPDTAIGSVSDDTVTFQRMKSKVKQRNYRKRRNAMSDNEDNYENVLFNEVTREPAILDDDEENVASSSTGNESPHIESNRSSETHREGSETPNDRPTRYTNERGNLNEWRTTNEDEWEDVEEEYEDKEEKIPHCLKIKKPPPNWYIVPEVINRQIGSNPLFQRRFYGSLHAVERLKLMYNLNEHQGCVNALNFNREGNLLVSASDDLRIVIWDWAIGKKCYGCLSGHTSNMFQAKWLPLDMEYLMVTCARDGQVRLLDLHYNTTKKLASHRGPSHKLAVHPETPHVVLSAGEDARVFSIDIRESKPNKLLVVKEESSEVQLYSIHSNPFNSNEFCVGGRSHYVKVYDRRKVSTPLYKLCPDHLTGNKNAHVTCAVYNHNGTEILASYNDEDIYLFDRLMSSRVDYAHRYQGHRNSATVKGVNFFGPKSEYVISGSDCGNIFIWDKNTEAVVQWMAGDKQGVVNCLEGHPHIPILATSGLDYDVKIWAPSCAEPPMMKSFANCVKSNARNREQEHVPDTFDGQLLWILLRHIRHRERVRNPYTPYEHDDSNRDEDDNDDDDDDYHFDDSSNDNSSENSDSQSEGGDVGRIQCSQS